The segment TTAGGTTCAGCTGGCTGTAACGCCTTCTTTCCTTGACGTGTGCGAAAGGCATTGATAGTTTCGAGGTCTTCTGATTTCTCTAGAACCATTTTTGGGACAATGAGCTTTTGGCGAAAGCGTTTATTCGCATTCGCTTTTAATTCTGTTTCATCCGCTGCCCACGTTTCATTCGCGATAAAACTCTCAGCTTGAAGTGTAAGGAGTTGTGTATGATGTAGTGCTCGCCAAAAAGAAGCACCTTGTAGGCGTTCCCATAAAAAACGTGAAACGGTACTATGATGCGGCACTTTTTGAAAAGGAGAAATCCCTAAAAACCAGCGATAGGTAGCATTGGACTGAATTTGTTTACAGGTGAAGCGAACTGAACGAAACCCTTCTAATCCCTGAATCACAAGAATTTTAATTAGAAAAAGAGGGTCAACAGTAGGACGACCCGTTCTTGTAGAAGAATAATAAGGTAAGAGTTTTTGACAAATCCACTGCCAATCGATGAGTTTGTCTAGTTGAATTAACTGGTGACTGGAGTCGAACATACATTTATAAAACTGACGATTTTTTTCGATATCTTGACGTGAGTGCATAAAAAACATAAAAGTCCCTCCAATTCATAAAAATTATGATTTGAAGGGACTTTACCCGAATTTTCACAGAATTTCTATTGACGATGGAGTTTATCAACAGAATGACGCTATTTTGAAATAGCGTTTTATTCTTCCTACTATGGATTTATTGGAGCCTTTAATGCGTTGAATGCACGCTTTACAATAGCTTCAATCGGCTTTTTCTCGCACATTTGAATTGTAAGTTGCGGATAAATTGCTACTAGCTTTTCTTTTAATAAATTTAAAATGAATTCATTGTTTTTTAAAATGCCACCATTTAAAAAGAATAGGTGAGTCCCTTGTGTATAGTTAGCCTTGTTTAATACGGTCGTGCTTAATAGGAATAACTCCATAGCGGCTTTTTCTGCAATTTTTTTCGCGACGTTATCATTTTGAATAACTGCCTGTTGTAAAAATGAAGCTAAGTTCGCTAGTCGCGTATTTGTATATTCTTCACTGTAAATCCAGTTGAGTAACGCGTCACTATCTTCTAGTTTATAAGCATCTAAAATAAGTTTTGTGAGCGAGGTTGGTTCATTGCGACCGTCAGCTGCGCGGAAAACCGCCTTGGCAATATGCTTTCCAATCCAGTAGCCACTACCTTCATCACCAACGCGATGTCCCCAGCCACCCGCTCGGAAAGTTGTTTGACCTGCGACACTATAACAAATCGCACCTGTACCTGAAATTAACAGTGTCGCATTCTCTTCACATAACCCTTTTAGCGTAGCCTCAACATCATTTTCGATAATGATTGTGCCAAATGTAAATGAAGAACGGGCAAGGCTTTGCTCAATAATCTCTTCAAGAATAATTTTATCACGCTTCGTATCCATTCCAGCCATCGCAAAAACCGCCACCTCTAGATGGATTGGTGGGAGATGTGCTGCTGCACTTCGCAATAATCCGATTAGTACATGTTGGACACTTTCTACTCCAACGGCTTGATAGTTAGAACCTGTTGAAGTGGCACTAAAAAGTTCCAGTCCGACTGCTGTACGAATGGACATCGTTGTTTTTGAGGCGCCCCCATCGACCGCAAGAATATATTGATTACTCATGTTCATCCCACCTTTGTAAATTTTTTTGAGTTGCTTTTCGACCTGTACGATTAAGAGGATACCAACAGGGAACTATTTGTGTCCATCTTGCCTAAATACAATTGTTGTTTAAATAAGATACATTAACATTTAACTGAATATTCTTTAATTTTATCAAATTGATTGTGGGGTTGCTATCTTTTTTCAATGAAATTTCAAATATATAAGCATGTATCCTGGGTATTTATGGTACTATAAATTTAAATAAGGTAAATGTATTTTTATGCATTAAAAGAGGTTAAACGGAATGAAAATACATATAAAAATTTAGAAGGATGTTTTGGATATGGATATTTATTTAAAATTTGTTCTAGTTGGTTTATCAATTGCACTTCCAGTAGGAGCAATTACGGTTGAAATGACAAAACAAGGTTTGAAAAATGGATTCTTTCACGGTTGGGCTGTTGGAATAGGTGGAATGACAATCGATGTATTACTCATATTGGCACTCTATTTTGGGCTTGCACAAATACTATCACTACCTTATGTTCAAATGCCGTTATGGATTATAGGCGCAGGTTTTTTATTCCTGCTAGCATATGATTCGATAAAAAATGCAGATCAGGACATCACATTAGCCGGTGAAAAAGTAAATAAATCAATCGGTAAAACTTTTCGTAATGGGTTACTTGTAGCTGTATCTCCAGGGAATTTAGTGTTCTGGGTGTCTGTATTTGGTGCTGTACTAGCGGACTCCTATTCTTCGAGTGAATCAAGCAGTTTTATCATTGCAGCACTCGGGATATTAACGGGTATTTTACTTCATGATATCGGTTTATTAGCGGTTATTTCCATGACAAGAAAGGTAATGAATAAACAGATGATTAAGTGGACATCCATTGTTGCTGGAATGCTCCTCTTTGGTTTTGGGT is part of the Solibacillus sp. FSL K6-1523 genome and harbors:
- a CDS encoding N-acetylglucosamine kinase: MSNQYILAVDGGASKTTMSIRTAVGLELFSATSTGSNYQAVGVESVQHVLIGLLRSAAAHLPPIHLEVAVFAMAGMDTKRDKIILEEIIEQSLARSSFTFGTIIIENDVEATLKGLCEENATLLISGTGAICYSVAGQTTFRAGGWGHRVGDEGSGYWIGKHIAKAVFRAADGRNEPTSLTKLILDAYKLEDSDALLNWIYSEEYTNTRLANLASFLQQAVIQNDNVAKKIAEKAAMELFLLSTTVLNKANYTQGTHLFFLNGGILKNNEFILNLLKEKLVAIYPQLTIQMCEKKPIEAIVKRAFNALKAPINP
- a CDS encoding LysE family transporter codes for the protein MDIYLKFVLVGLSIALPVGAITVEMTKQGLKNGFFHGWAVGIGGMTIDVLLILALYFGLAQILSLPYVQMPLWIIGAGFLFLLAYDSIKNADQDITLAGEKVNKSIGKTFRNGLLVAVSPGNLVFWVSVFGAVLADSYSSSESSSFIIAALGILTGILLHDIGLLAVISMTRKVMNKQMIKWTSIVAGMLLFGFGCYFLYEFYLDVQHYF